A window of the Bacillus sp. A301a_S52 genome harbors these coding sequences:
- a CDS encoding sigma 54-interacting transcriptional regulator, with amino-acid sequence MNPHINENISDSPSTLFVTDAKGNILISNEFTAVTVGMPLEELLKCNVQDLVKGGYYNRSITMEAIEKKEKVSRTINTNKGFSILSTATPLLQSDGNVKLVVTTSNTYKANLSKEKERPPKLAEEDSGQSMEGSDTKLVAESLAMKQIIKVCNQITSYESKVLIYGESGTGKEMIAKYIYRKSSHKNGPFLSINCAAIPVNFFEHELFGYEKGAFPGATETKKGMIEEAEGGVLFLDEISEMPLEVQAKLLHVIENNHVRRIGGIRHLTVNCRIISATNRDLWEMVTKGLFREDLYYRINVIPIHVPPLRTRKLDLVGLISHFVAELNEKYNKNIYLSAEEFQKLLLHDWPGNARELKNYIERLVVTDHFSVELKEEEALSDSYALNHFIKNNMARFKSLSDFMSVVEIHYIKQVIRSCHDNTSEAARKLGIHRSAIYRKLKKTKG; translated from the coding sequence ATGAATCCACATATAAACGAAAATATAAGTGATTCTCCTTCTACACTGTTTGTCACTGATGCTAAAGGGAATATTTTAATTTCTAATGAATTTACAGCTGTAACTGTCGGCATGCCTCTTGAAGAATTGTTGAAATGCAACGTCCAGGATTTAGTGAAAGGGGGCTATTATAATCGTTCAATCACGATGGAAGCGATTGAGAAAAAAGAGAAAGTCTCACGTACCATAAATACGAATAAAGGGTTTAGTATTCTTTCTACCGCTACTCCTTTACTGCAAAGCGATGGAAACGTTAAGCTTGTTGTAACCACATCTAACACCTATAAGGCGAATCTGTCTAAAGAGAAGGAGCGTCCTCCAAAATTGGCTGAAGAAGATAGCGGCCAAAGTATGGAGGGAAGTGACACTAAACTAGTTGCTGAAAGCCTTGCTATGAAACAAATAATTAAAGTATGTAACCAGATAACATCATATGAAAGTAAAGTTCTTATTTATGGGGAGTCAGGGACAGGTAAAGAGATGATTGCAAAATATATTTATCGCAAAAGTTCCCATAAGAATGGCCCGTTTCTTTCAATCAATTGCGCTGCAATACCTGTTAATTTTTTTGAACATGAATTGTTTGGCTATGAAAAAGGTGCTTTCCCTGGGGCAACAGAAACGAAAAAAGGTATGATTGAAGAGGCGGAAGGAGGCGTTCTTTTTTTAGATGAAATATCGGAAATGCCTTTGGAGGTACAAGCTAAATTGCTTCATGTTATAGAGAATAACCATGTAAGAAGGATTGGGGGCATTCGCCATTTAACGGTCAATTGTCGAATTATTTCAGCTACGAATCGTGATTTATGGGAAATGGTCACAAAAGGTTTATTTCGAGAAGATTTATATTATCGAATTAATGTCATTCCTATTCATGTGCCGCCCCTTAGAACAAGAAAACTTGATCTCGTAGGATTAATTTCACACTTTGTAGCTGAATTGAATGAGAAATATAACAAAAATATTTATTTAAGTGCTGAGGAGTTTCAAAAATTACTTCTACATGACTGGCCGGGAAACGCAAGAGAACTTAAAAATTATATTGAAAGATTGGTCGTAACCGATCATTTTTCGGTGGAATTGAAGGAAGAGGAGGCACTATCAGACTCTTATGCGCTAAATCATTTTATTAAAAATAATATGGCGCGGTTCAAGTCACTTAGCGACTTTATGTCAGTTGTGGAAATTCATTATATTAAACAAGTTATCCGGTCGTGTCATGATAATACGAGTGAAGCAGCGAGGAAACTTGGTATACATCGATCAGCTATTTATCGCAAACTTAAGAAAACAAAAGGATGA